In one Alnus glutinosa chromosome 14, dhAlnGlut1.1, whole genome shotgun sequence genomic region, the following are encoded:
- the LOC133857947 gene encoding glycine-rich cell wall structural protein 1-like, translating to MARWFIMVVLALIVVHTTARSPPGDSGLNDQKNFISYGGVGGFSGLGSNGLPFGGVGGAAGIGGGLGGGAGLGGVGGLGGVGGVGGVGGVGGLGGGVGGLGGVGGLGGVGGGAGAGVGGGVGGGSGTLPFP from the coding sequence atggcAAGGTGGTTTATCATGGTGGTTCTTGCTCTAATTGTAGTTCACACTACAGCTAGGTCTCCGCCCGGTGATTCTGGACTCAACGACCAAAAGAACTTCATTTCATATGGCGGGGTTGGCGGCTTTTCTGGACTTGGTAGTAATGGACTCCCCTTCGGTGGAGTTGGTGGAGCTGCTGGGATCGGCGGTGGGCTTGGTGGCGGAGCTGGGCTTGGTGGAGTTGGTGGACTAGGTGGAGTCGGTGGCGTGGGTGGCGTGGGTGGCGTTGGTGGCTTGGGTGGCGGTGTAGGTGGCTTGGGTGGTGTTGGTGGCTTGGGTGGTGTTGGCGGCGGAGCTGGTGCCGGAGTTGGCGGTGGCGTTGGTGGTGGGAGCGGTACTCTTCCATTTCCTTGA